A region of Sulfitobacter faviae DNA encodes the following proteins:
- the argF gene encoding ornithine carbamoyltransferase gives MNHFLDIHQTDPADLRQIIDNAAAMKAARNGRPRGAPDDDQPLKDHMVALIFEKPSTRTRVSFDVGVRQMGGQTMVLSGADMQLGHGETIADTARVLSRYVDMIMIRTFEEQTLLEMAEYASVPVINGLTNRTHPCQIMADIQTFEEHRGPIKGRKVVWSGDGNNVFASFAHAAKQFDFDLVFTGPEPLDPERALDGLYTTERDPQKAVEGADLVVTDTWVSMHDPQSARERRHNQLRGYQVNDALMALAKPDALFMHCLPAHRDDEATSSVMDGPHSVIFDEAENRLHAQKAVMRWCLGA, from the coding sequence ATGAACCATTTCCTCGATATCCACCAAACCGACCCCGCCGATCTGCGGCAGATCATCGACAATGCCGCCGCCATGAAAGCCGCGCGCAATGGCCGCCCGCGCGGCGCGCCGGATGATGACCAGCCGTTGAAAGATCACATGGTCGCGCTGATTTTTGAGAAACCCTCGACCCGGACGCGTGTCTCCTTCGACGTGGGCGTGCGTCAGATGGGCGGGCAGACGATGGTGCTTTCGGGCGCCGATATGCAGCTTGGCCATGGGGAGACCATCGCCGACACCGCCCGCGTGCTGTCGCGCTATGTCGATATGATCATGATCCGCACTTTTGAGGAGCAGACCCTGCTGGAGATGGCGGAATATGCCTCCGTTCCGGTGATCAACGGGCTGACCAACCGCACGCATCCCTGTCAGATCATGGCCGACATTCAGACCTTTGAAGAACACCGCGGCCCGATCAAAGGGCGCAAGGTGGTCTGGTCGGGCGACGGCAACAACGTCTTTGCCAGTTTCGCCCATGCGGCCAAGCAGTTCGACTTCGATCTTGTCTTCACCGGGCCTGAGCCGCTCGACCCCGAGCGCGCGCTCGACGGGCTTTATACCACCGAGCGCGACCCCCAGAAGGCCGTGGAGGGCGCCGATCTGGTGGTCACCGACACTTGGGTCAGCATGCATGATCCGCAATCGGCGCGGGAGCGGCGGCACAATCAGCTGCGCGGCTATCAGGTGAACGATGCGCTGATGGCGCTGGCGAAGCCGGATGCGCTTTTCATGCATTGCCTGCCCGCGCACCGCGATGACGAGGCGACAAGCTCGGTCATGGATGGGCCGCATTCGGTGATCTTTGACGAGGCCGAGAACCGTCTGCACGCGCAGAAAGCCGTCATGCGCTGGTGTCTGGGCGCATGA
- a CDS encoding aspartate aminotransferase family protein, giving the protein MIPSVLPTYNRAPLTFVKGEGTWLIEADGRRFLDLGAGIAVNALGHAHPALVKALTDQAQALWHTSNLYHIPQQEALADRLVAETFADTAFFCNSGTEACELAVKMARKYFYEAGQPERVEIIAFNGAFHGRSSAGIAAAGSEKMTKGFGPQLPGFVHLNLGDSAALEAAITDKTAAIMVEPVQGEGGIRAVPDAELQQMRALCDAHGLLLICDEVQCGVGRTGRLFAHEWAGITPDIMMVAKGIGGGFPLGAVLATEKAASGMTAGTHGSTYGGNPLGCAVGCAVLDVVADAAFLAEVSRKAGLLRQRLEGLVAEHPEVFEEVRGAGLMLGLKCKVANADVVTSGYAHELITVPAADNVIRLLPPLTISDDEIAEAVTRLDAIARDLTPA; this is encoded by the coding sequence ATGATCCCTTCCGTTCTGCCAACCTATAATCGCGCTCCTTTGACCTTCGTCAAAGGCGAAGGCACTTGGCTGATCGAGGCGGATGGGCGACGTTTTCTTGATCTGGGCGCGGGGATCGCGGTAAATGCGCTTGGCCATGCGCATCCGGCGCTGGTGAAGGCGCTGACCGATCAGGCGCAGGCGCTGTGGCATACCTCGAACCTCTACCACATTCCGCAGCAAGAGGCGCTGGCCGACCGGCTGGTGGCCGAGACCTTTGCCGACACAGCCTTCTTTTGCAATTCGGGGACCGAGGCCTGCGAATTGGCGGTGAAGATGGCGCGCAAGTATTTCTATGAGGCGGGCCAGCCCGAGCGGGTCGAGATCATCGCCTTCAACGGGGCCTTTCACGGCCGCTCTTCCGCCGGGATCGCGGCGGCGGGGTCTGAGAAGATGACCAAAGGCTTCGGCCCGCAACTGCCGGGTTTCGTGCATCTCAACCTTGGCGACAGCGCCGCACTTGAGGCCGCCATCACCGACAAGACCGCCGCCATCATGGTTGAGCCGGTACAGGGCGAAGGCGGTATCCGCGCCGTGCCGGATGCCGAGTTGCAACAGATGCGCGCGCTTTGCGACGCCCATGGGCTTTTGCTGATTTGCGATGAGGTGCAATGCGGCGTGGGCCGGACCGGGCGGCTCTTTGCCCATGAATGGGCCGGGATCACCCCCGACATCATGATGGTCGCCAAGGGCATCGGCGGGGGCTTTCCGCTGGGCGCGGTGCTGGCCACGGAAAAGGCGGCCTCGGGCATGACCGCAGGCACCCATGGCTCGACCTATGGTGGCAACCCGCTGGGCTGTGCCGTGGGCTGCGCCGTGCTGGATGTGGTGGCCGACGCGGCCTTTCTGGCCGAGGTGAGCCGCAAGGCGGGGCTGCTGCGTCAACGTCTCGAAGGGCTGGTTGCTGAGCACCCGGAGGTCTTTGAAGAGGTGCGCGGCGCGGGGCTGATGCTGGGGCTGAAATGCAAAGTGGCGAATGCCGATGTGGTCACCTCGGGCTATGCCCATGAGCTGATCACCGTGCCCGCCGCCGACAATGTGATCCGCCTGCTGCCGCCGCTGACCATTTCCGACGATGAGATTGCCGAGGCGGTGACCCGCCTTGACGCCATCGCGCGTGACCTGACCCCGGCCTGA
- a CDS encoding GcrA family cell cycle regulator: protein MSWTDERVETLKKMWGEGQSASQIAKELGGVTRNAVIGKVHRLGLSNRTAGAPAAAAAATAKPEPKAKPAAPKAEAKAKPAAKAAPEPEAEAAPAPEAEEPAAAPAPKPNLPARKQIIPAGQPLPPQPSANEISPEALAKVSEVEKKAKKIGLMELTERTCKWPVGDPATDDFWFCGLPVQQGKPYCEAHVGVAFQPMSARRDRRR from the coding sequence ATGTCCTGGACTGATGAGCGCGTAGAGACACTGAAAAAGATGTGGGGCGAAGGCCAGTCCGCCAGCCAGATCGCGAAGGAACTGGGTGGGGTGACGCGCAACGCCGTGATCGGCAAGGTGCACCGTCTGGGCCTGTCGAACCGCACCGCGGGCGCGCCTGCCGCCGCGGCGGCGGCGACTGCCAAGCCGGAACCCAAGGCCAAGCCCGCAGCCCCCAAGGCCGAGGCAAAGGCAAAGCCCGCCGCCAAAGCCGCGCCCGAGCCGGAGGCCGAAGCCGCCCCCGCGCCCGAAGCCGAAGAGCCCGCCGCAGCCCCGGCACCCAAGCCCAACCTGCCCGCGCGCAAGCAGATCATCCCCGCAGGCCAACCCCTGCCGCCGCAGCCGTCGGCGAATGAGATCAGCCCCGAGGCGCTTGCCAAGGTCAGCGAAGTTGAGAAGAAGGCCAAGAAGATCGGCCTGATGGAACTGACCGAACGCACCTGCAAATGGCCCGTGGGCGACCCGGCGACCGATGATTTCTGGTTCTGCGGCCTGCCCGTGCAGCAGGGCAAACCCTATTGCGAGGCCCATGTCGGCGTCGCCTTCCAACCGATGAGCGCCCGGCGCGACCGCCGCCGCTAA
- a CDS encoding uracil-DNA glycosylase family protein, translating into MKDIRDDLAACRLCAERFAVTATQHRPRPIVWFKPGARLLIASQAPGKRVHEAGKPFWDMSGTRLRDWLGLDEATFYDRDRVAIVPMGFCFPGYDAKGSDLPPPRICAQTWRKPVLEMLPDLRLTVLIGAYAMKYHLPGFRNVTEAVAGWRDHPPGVFALPHPSWRNTGWLNKNPWFAEEVLPRLRAAVSEVMNDRPPN; encoded by the coding sequence ATGAAGGATATCCGAGATGATCTGGCGGCCTGCCGCCTTTGTGCCGAGCGTTTCGCCGTGACCGCCACCCAGCATCGCCCGCGGCCCATCGTCTGGTTTAAACCCGGCGCGCGGCTGCTGATCGCCAGCCAAGCGCCCGGCAAGCGGGTGCATGAGGCGGGCAAGCCGTTTTGGGATATGTCCGGCACCCGCCTGCGCGACTGGCTGGGGCTAGATGAGGCGACATTCTATGACCGCGACAGGGTCGCCATCGTGCCGATGGGCTTTTGCTTTCCGGGCTATGACGCCAAGGGCAGCGACCTGCCACCGCCGCGTATCTGTGCGCAGACTTGGCGCAAACCGGTGCTGGAGATGCTGCCCGATCTGCGGCTGACGGTGTTGATTGGGGCCTATGCGATGAAATATCACCTCCCCGGATTTCGCAATGTGACCGAGGCCGTGGCGGGCTGGCGGGATCATCCACCGGGGGTCTTTGCCTTGCCTCATCCGTCGTGGCGCAATACCGGATGGTTGAACAAGAATCCCTGGTTCGCGGAAGAGGTCTTGCCCCGTCTGCGCGCCGCCGTGTCCGAGGTGATGAATGACCGACCGCCAAACTGA
- a CDS encoding ArsR/SmtB family transcription factor: MKQESSTPALTLAASSFAALGSEQRLLVLRTLVRAGSEGLNIGTLGERTGVTGSTLTHHLKLLASAGLVKQEKQGRSTICAAVAYEEVQALANFLLTECCADAIDGCTEHTHG; encoded by the coding sequence ATGAAACAAGAATCCTCAACCCCCGCACTCACCCTTGCCGCCAGCAGCTTTGCGGCGCTTGGATCGGAACAACGCCTTCTGGTGCTGCGCACGCTGGTGCGCGCCGGATCAGAGGGGCTGAACATCGGCACGCTGGGCGAACGCACCGGCGTGACCGGCTCGACCCTGACACATCATCTGAAACTTTTGGCCTCTGCCGGTCTGGTGAAACAGGAAAAACAAGGCCGCAGCACCATCTGCGCCGCCGTCGCCTATGAAGAAGTGCAAGCCTTGGCGAATTTCCTGCTGACCGAATGCTGCGCGGACGCAATCGACGGCTGCACGGAGCATACCCATGGCTGA
- a CDS encoding permease: MADTTQTLPALHRLAFLKGAWGITLALLALIALLDPPQVMPTVIFASEALLHTAPFIAFAVLAVAYLKASGAESLLARAFEGNPARMVVMAAALGGLSPFCSCEVIPFIAALLAVGAPLGAVMAFWLASPLMDPAMFAITSGTLGFDFALAKTIAALGVGMFGGFTVMALSRTPIFNAPLRPQPAKSSCCSSAKPFSGAPVWKFWQEAERRASFADTALTNALFLVKWLTLAYVVEALMLTYVPAEWIANVLGGTGIMPIILGAFVGAPAYLNGYAAVPLIDALLAQGMTQGAAMSFVVAGGVSCIPAAIAVWALVKPHVFAAYIGFAFVGAIFAGVIWQLVA, translated from the coding sequence ATGGCTGATACCACACAAACCCTCCCCGCGTTGCACCGCTTGGCCTTTCTGAAAGGCGCTTGGGGCATCACGCTGGCGCTCTTGGCGCTGATTGCGCTGCTGGATCCGCCGCAGGTCATGCCAACAGTCATTTTCGCGTCCGAGGCGCTTTTGCACACCGCGCCCTTCATCGCCTTCGCGGTGCTGGCCGTGGCCTATCTCAAAGCCAGCGGAGCCGAGAGCCTGCTTGCCCGCGCGTTCGAGGGCAACCCGGCACGGATGGTGGTAATGGCAGCGGCGCTTGGCGGCCTGTCCCCCTTTTGCAGCTGCGAGGTGATCCCCTTCATCGCCGCGCTGCTGGCGGTCGGCGCCCCGCTCGGCGCGGTGATGGCCTTTTGGCTGGCCTCCCCGCTGATGGACCCGGCGATGTTCGCGATCACCTCGGGCACGCTCGGCTTCGACTTCGCCTTGGCGAAAACCATCGCGGCGCTTGGCGTCGGCATGTTCGGGGGTTTCACCGTCATGGCCCTGTCCCGCACGCCGATTTTCAACGCCCCCCTGCGCCCGCAGCCTGCGAAAAGCAGCTGCTGTTCTTCGGCCAAACCCTTTTCCGGCGCGCCGGTCTGGAAGTTCTGGCAAGAGGCCGAGCGCCGCGCGAGCTTTGCCGACACGGCACTGACCAATGCGCTGTTCCTCGTCAAATGGTTGACCCTCGCCTATGTGGTCGAAGCCCTCATGCTGACCTATGTGCCCGCGGAATGGATTGCCAATGTCTTGGGCGGCACCGGGATCATGCCGATCATTCTGGGCGCATTCGTCGGCGCGCCGGCCTACCTGAATGGCTATGCCGCCGTGCCCCTGATCGACGCGCTGCTGGCGCAAGGGATGACCCAAGGCGCGGCCATGTCCTTTGTCGTGGCGGGCGGGGTAAGCTGCATTCCGGCGGCCATCGCGGTCTGGGCACTAGTGAAACCGCATGTCTTCGCCGCCTATATCGGCTTTGCCTTCGTCGGAGCGATCTTTGCGGGTGTGATCTGGCAGTTGGTGGCGTGA
- a CDS encoding sensor histidine kinase — translation MRDYSQVGVNLFWQRQMIFAAAIFLSAFYYDLWLSISTVILIAISETFDYLLFLRITRWRGRSPRLARLFMNRIYIGTVLSAGVISYFALGIALQQGATTHFLPLFFLFAAALFASMNNHHILPVLMLRLAIYGATFLFIPIWDIVRTGASIESELWTQLFTVVFVLYFIVDCSRIFLKMYRTNLRQLEELKVEHEKTKIAFKVKTEFVSTISHELRTPMTSIKGSLDMACAGVLGEMTPQMEKVLKIAQRNSARLTSIINEILDLQKFEAGKISFDIEPLEVQTIIEDAIELNQSFAGNLGVTLRYAKPSEPAGIATDEKRLQQVMSNLLSNAAKFSPAGSTVKVTSVNLGDKVRISVIDEGIGLAESEREKVFDEFSQIDSSDQRAVGGTGLGMNISKRIIEALGGQIDYFKNDGPGTTFYIDMPLGNGTGKELPHGMAVKDMVNGEGPIGDEASDKPDGERAAA, via the coding sequence ATGCGGGACTACTCCCAAGTCGGTGTTAACCTTTTCTGGCAGCGGCAGATGATCTTTGCGGCGGCCATTTTCCTGTCTGCGTTCTATTACGATCTGTGGCTGTCGATCTCGACCGTGATCCTGATCGCGATTTCTGAGACTTTTGACTATCTGCTTTTCCTGCGCATCACCCGCTGGCGGGGGCGCAGCCCACGTTTGGCGCGTTTGTTCATGAACCGCATCTATATCGGCACGGTGCTGAGCGCCGGGGTGATCAGCTATTTCGCCCTTGGGATCGCGCTTCAGCAGGGGGCGACGACGCATTTCCTGCCGCTGTTCTTCCTTTTTGCCGCGGCGCTCTTCGCCTCGATGAACAACCACCATATCCTGCCGGTGCTGATGCTGCGGCTTGCGATCTATGGCGCGACATTCCTCTTCATCCCGATCTGGGATATCGTGCGCACGGGGGCGAGCATCGAATCCGAGCTTTGGACCCAGTTGTTCACCGTGGTCTTCGTCCTCTATTTTATCGTCGATTGCTCTCGCATCTTCCTGAAGATGTACCGCACCAATCTGCGCCAGCTTGAAGAACTCAAGGTCGAGCATGAGAAAACCAAGATCGCGTTCAAGGTGAAGACTGAATTCGTCTCGACCATCAGCCATGAGCTGCGCACGCCGATGACCTCGATCAAAGGGTCGCTTGATATGGCCTGCGCCGGGGTTTTGGGCGAAATGACCCCGCAGATGGAGAAAGTTCTAAAGATCGCACAGCGCAATTCGGCGCGGCTGACGTCGATCATTAACGAGATTCTCGACCTGCAAAAGTTCGAGGCGGGCAAGATCAGCTTTGATATCGAACCGCTTGAGGTGCAGACCATCATCGAAGATGCGATTGAGTTGAACCAATCCTTTGCAGGCAATCTTGGCGTGACGCTGCGCTATGCCAAACCGTCGGAGCCTGCAGGGATCGCTACGGACGAGAAACGCCTGCAACAGGTGATGTCCAACCTTCTGTCGAACGCGGCCAAATTCTCGCCCGCCGGGTCGACGGTCAAGGTCACCTCGGTCAACCTTGGCGACAAGGTGCGGATCAGCGTGATCGACGAGGGGATCGGCCTTGCCGAATCCGAGCGCGAGAAGGTCTTTGATGAATTCTCGCAAATCGATTCCTCGGACCAGCGGGCCGTTGGCGGCACCGGGCTGGGGATGAACATCTCCAAACGGATCATCGAAGCCTTGGGCGGGCAGATCGACTATTTCAAGAACGATGGCCCCGGCACGACCTTCTATATCGATATGCCCTTGGGCAATGGTACGGGGAAGGAATTGCCCCATGGGATGGCTGTCAAAGATATGGTGAATGGCGAGGGGCCGATTGGGGATGAGGCTTCTGACAAGCCAGATGGGGAGCGCGCGGCGGCGTAA
- a CDS encoding acyl-homoserine-lactone synthase — translation MHQHGELFVNFLRARRRIFIDDKQWDLPQVDGMEFDQYDTPRARWIVLHEYGEVMGGVRLMPTTSTCAQYSYMLRDAQLGMLPDIPQDVLFFKAPVRDDIWEATRLFLTSAVPAQRRIAVQRMLMNQMAGAAYAMGASHVLGIVPATFSRWMTRLGLMSAVPVGPVQNIDGDRTQAALMNVSYIGEMAPTESTHTLH, via the coding sequence ATGCATCAGCACGGGGAATTATTCGTTAACTTCCTCCGGGCGCGGCGCCGAATCTTCATCGACGACAAGCAATGGGATCTCCCTCAGGTTGATGGGATGGAGTTTGACCAATACGACACGCCCCGCGCGCGTTGGATCGTTTTGCATGAATATGGGGAGGTCATGGGCGGCGTGCGCCTAATGCCCACCACCTCGACCTGCGCGCAATACAGCTACATGCTGCGTGATGCGCAACTGGGGATGCTGCCGGACATTCCGCAGGACGTGCTGTTTTTCAAAGCGCCCGTGCGCGACGACATCTGGGAAGCCACCCGCCTGTTCCTGACCAGCGCAGTCCCCGCCCAACGCCGCATTGCCGTGCAACGTATGCTGATGAACCAGATGGCCGGTGCCGCCTATGCCATGGGCGCAAGCCATGTTCTGGGCATCGTGCCCGCCACCTTCAGCCGCTGGATGACCCGGCTCGGCTTGATGAGCGCCGTGCCCGTGGGCCCGGTGCAAAACATCGACGGAGACCGCACGCAGGCGGCCTTGATGAACGTCAGCTACATCGGCGAGATGGCCCCGACCGAGAGCACCCACACGCTGCACTGA
- a CDS encoding ABC transporter ATP-binding protein, whose product MLEFENVSKSFWTGSQHKVILDRVSFRVELGNSLGILAPNGTGKTTLINMMAGLEKPDEGEIRRGCNISFPLGFMGGVVNKVSAMENARYIARLYGLDPDYVESFCRWLCGLGEYFDQPLGTYSAGMRARFSFALMLALDFDIYLIDEGMPGTTDVEFNRKAGDILKERLRTTTIIIVSHQAHTLEKFARSAAVLLDGKLHMFDTLEEAKQLYDYETQG is encoded by the coding sequence ATGCTGGAATTTGAAAATGTGTCCAAGTCCTTTTGGACGGGATCGCAGCACAAGGTCATTCTTGACCGGGTGTCTTTTCGCGTGGAGCTTGGCAACTCCTTGGGCATTCTGGCCCCCAACGGCACCGGCAAAACGACCCTGATCAACATGATGGCCGGGCTAGAAAAACCCGACGAAGGTGAGATCAGGCGCGGCTGTAACATCTCGTTTCCTTTGGGTTTTATGGGCGGGGTGGTCAACAAGGTCTCAGCCATGGAGAACGCCCGCTATATCGCGCGGCTCTATGGGCTTGACCCCGATTACGTGGAAAGCTTTTGCCGCTGGCTCTGCGGTTTGGGGGAATATTTCGACCAGCCGCTCGGCACCTATTCCGCCGGGATGCGGGCGCGTTTCTCATTCGCGCTGATGTTGGCGCTGGATTTTGATATCTATCTGATTGACGAAGGCATGCCCGGCACGACAGACGTGGAATTCAACCGCAAGGCGGGTGATATTCTGAAAGAACGGCTGCGGACCACCACGATCATCATCGTCTCGCATCAGGCCCATACGCTTGAGAAATTTGCCCGCTCCGCCGCTGTCCTTTTGGACGGCAAGCTACATATGTTCGACACCTTGGAAGAAGCGAAACAGCTCTATGACTACGAAACCCAAGGCTAG
- a CDS encoding capsule biosynthesis protein, with protein MTTKPKARKFRIRKAPPPSGSSTAPSSTEKAQAGQTDAEKAARKAKLRAVADATEVEPSHSKEALEHAARSGKAPHSESARSGEVSSANEVSAEQDIDAIRREGLTGRQLRMARRVAQKHGLAPTSDFDAVRLLRAKGIDPFQRSNMLELVVPQSGDPADSGLPATRGQPGDPKVQLPQTTPRGPRGLPSTDVSPAERRQREISDIQRDITRRRRRKAAMLLVRLAFFVMLPTIAAGYYFYKIATPMYATESQFLIIQNEGGGGSSPFGGLLPTQFANSADSIATQAYLQSKDAMLRLDEDAGFRAHFADPEIDAIQRLSENPSNEEAYKSYKKNVKIGYDPTEGVIRMEVIAADPEVSEEFSKRLLTYAEERVNDLSKQKREDGMRDALEGYETALENRRAAQEALIKLQVDNNVDPEAMIASIRTQITNYETLLIEKELELAALLDNQRPNQAKVDGARGDVRRLREQLTKLRERMTAANEGENSLAQQAVAAQLAQADLASADMVLQSAQTAMEQARTEAGRQVRYLTVAVNPVAPDEATYPRKFENTILAFLIFAGIYLMLSLTASILREQVTS; from the coding sequence ATGACTACGAAACCCAAGGCTAGAAAATTCCGCATCCGCAAGGCGCCGCCCCCCTCGGGCAGCAGCACCGCGCCGAGCAGCACCGAGAAGGCGCAAGCGGGCCAGACGGACGCCGAAAAGGCCGCGCGCAAGGCCAAGCTGCGCGCCGTCGCCGATGCGACCGAGGTGGAACCCTCGCACAGCAAGGAAGCCTTGGAACATGCTGCGCGCAGCGGCAAAGCCCCCCACTCCGAAAGCGCCCGCTCGGGCGAGGTGTCTTCCGCCAATGAAGTCTCAGCCGAGCAGGACATTGACGCGATCCGCCGCGAGGGGCTGACAGGCCGCCAATTGCGCATGGCGCGTCGCGTAGCGCAGAAACACGGGCTGGCGCCGACCTCGGATTTCGACGCGGTGCGCCTTTTGCGCGCCAAGGGGATCGACCCGTTTCAACGGTCCAACATGCTGGAACTCGTGGTCCCGCAATCGGGCGATCCGGCGGACAGCGGCCTGCCCGCCACCCGCGGCCAGCCCGGCGATCCAAAGGTGCAACTGCCCCAGACCACGCCCCGCGGCCCGCGCGGTCTGCCCTCGACCGATGTCAGCCCCGCCGAACGTCGACAGCGCGAGATCTCGGACATTCAGCGCGACATCACCCGCCGCCGCCGCCGCAAAGCGGCCATGCTGCTGGTCCGGCTGGCCTTTTTCGTCATGCTGCCGACCATCGCCGCGGGTTATTATTTCTACAAAATCGCCACACCGATGTATGCCACCGAAAGCCAGTTTCTGATCATTCAGAACGAGGGTGGCGGCGGCTCCAGCCCCTTTGGCGGGCTGCTGCCCACGCAATTCGCCAATAGCGCCGACAGCATCGCCACGCAGGCCTATCTGCAATCGAAAGACGCGATGCTGCGGCTCGACGAAGACGCAGGGTTTCGCGCCCATTTCGCCGACCCTGAGATCGACGCCATCCAACGGCTTTCGGAAAACCCCAGCAACGAAGAAGCCTATAAGTCCTACAAGAAGAACGTCAAAATCGGTTACGACCCGACCGAAGGCGTGATCCGGATGGAGGTGATCGCCGCCGATCCCGAGGTCTCGGAAGAATTCTCGAAACGTCTGCTGACCTATGCCGAAGAGCGGGTGAATGACCTGAGCAAGCAAAAGCGCGAAGACGGCATGCGCGACGCGCTGGAGGGTTATGAAACGGCGCTGGAGAACCGCCGCGCAGCGCAGGAGGCGCTGATCAAATTGCAGGTCGACAACAACGTCGACCCCGAGGCGATGATCGCCTCGATCCGCACGCAGATCACCAATTACGAGACCCTGTTGATCGAAAAGGAACTTGAACTCGCCGCCCTGCTCGACAACCAGCGCCCGAACCAAGCCAAGGTCGATGGCGCGCGCGGGGATGTGCGACGGCTACGCGAGCAGCTCACCAAACTGCGTGAGCGGATGACCGCCGCCAACGAAGGCGAAAACTCGCTGGCGCAACAGGCGGTCGCCGCCCAGCTTGCGCAGGCCGATCTGGCCTCTGCCGACATGGTGCTGCAAAGCGCGCAAACCGCAATGGAACAGGCCCGAACCGAGGCCGGGCGGCAGGTTCGCTACCTCACCGTGGCGGTCAACCCCGTGGCCCCGGACGAGGCGACCTACCCCCGCAAGTTCGAAAACACGATATTGGCTTTCCTTATCTTTGCAGGCATCTACCTGATGTTGTCTCTGACAGCGTCCATTCTAAGAGAACAGGTAACTTCATGA
- a CDS encoding phosphomannomutase/phosphoglucomutase has protein sequence MSKPASTVTPNTWEFLRDAMITPTGFREYDARWKYPDDINLPGITALGLGLGTQMHARGIEPVIAVGNDYRDYSLSIKNALMLGLMQAGITVKDIGPALSPMAYFAQFHLDAPAVAMVTASHNPNGWTGVKMGFQRPLTHGPDEMAELRDIVLNGRGERRPGGAYEFVEGVREAYLDDLVGDFKMTRKLKVVCATGNGTASAFAPELFRRLGVEVVDSHNTLDYTFPHYNPNPEAMEMLHDMADSVRASGADLALGFDGDGDRCGVVDDEGEEIFADKMGVIMARDLAKLHPTSTFVADVKSTGLFASDPELQKHGAKADYWKTGHSHMKRRVKELGALAGFEKSGHYFLAEPIGRGYDCGMRVAVEICKLMDRNPDKSMSDLRRALPQTYSTPTMSPYASDTEKYAILDRIVQKLTAKAEAGDKIGGRAIAEVITVNGARVMLDNGGWGLVRASSNTPNLVVVCESPESDAEMRAIFADIDAVIRTEPGVGDYDQSI, from the coding sequence GTGAGTAAACCGGCCTCCACCGTGACCCCGAACACTTGGGAATTTCTGCGCGATGCGATGATCACCCCGACAGGTTTTCGCGAATATGACGCGCGTTGGAAATACCCCGATGACATTAACCTGCCCGGCATCACCGCCCTTGGCCTTGGGCTTGGCACGCAGATGCATGCGCGTGGGATTGAGCCTGTCATCGCCGTGGGCAATGACTATCGCGACTATTCGCTCTCGATCAAAAACGCGCTGATGCTGGGGCTGATGCAGGCCGGGATCACGGTCAAGGATATCGGCCCGGCGCTTTCCCCAATGGCCTATTTCGCTCAGTTCCACCTCGATGCCCCCGCCGTTGCCATGGTCACGGCGAGCCACAACCCGAACGGCTGGACCGGCGTCAAAATGGGCTTCCAACGCCCCCTGACCCACGGCCCCGACGAGATGGCCGAACTGCGCGACATCGTCCTGAATGGCCGTGGTGAACGGCGTCCGGGCGGGGCCTACGAGTTCGTCGAGGGCGTGCGCGAAGCCTATCTGGATGACCTTGTCGGTGACTTCAAGATGACCCGCAAACTGAAGGTCGTCTGCGCCACCGGCAATGGCACCGCATCGGCCTTCGCGCCCGAATTGTTCCGCCGCTTGGGGGTCGAGGTCGTCGATAGCCACAACACGCTCGACTACACCTTCCCCCATTACAACCCGAACCCCGAAGCCATGGAGATGCTACATGACATGGCTGACAGCGTCCGCGCCTCCGGCGCTGATCTGGCGCTCGGTTTCGACGGTGACGGGGACCGCTGCGGCGTGGTGGATGACGAGGGCGAAGAGATCTTCGCCGATAAGATGGGTGTCATCATGGCCCGCGATCTGGCCAAACTGCACCCAACCAGCACCTTCGTCGCGGATGTGAAATCCACCGGGCTCTTCGCCTCGGACCCTGAGTTGCAGAAGCACGGGGCCAAGGCGGACTATTGGAAAACCGGCCACAGCCACATGAAACGCCGTGTCAAAGAACTGGGCGCGCTGGCGGGCTTCGAAAAGTCCGGCCACTATTTCTTGGCCGAGCCGATTGGCCGGGGCTATGACTGCGGCATGCGCGTCGCGGTGGAAATCTGCAAGTTGATGGACCGCAACCCCGACAAATCCATGTCGGACCTGCGCCGCGCCCTGCCCCAGACCTATTCGACGCCCACCATGTCGCCCTATGCCTCGGACACCGAGAAATACGCCATCCTCGACCGGATCGTGCAAAAGCTCACCGCCAAGGCCGAGGCCGGGGACAAGATCGGCGGCCGCGCGATTGCCGAGGTCATTACCGTCAATGGCGCGCGCGTCATGCTGGACAACGGCGGCTGGGGCCTCGTGCGGGCTTCCTCCAACACGCCGAACCTCGTCGTGGTCTGCGAAAGCCCCGAATCTGACGCGGAAATGCGCGCGATCTTCGCTGATATCGATGCGGTGATCCGCACAGAGCCGGGCGTGGGCGATTACGATCAATCGATCTAA